In Ischnura elegans chromosome 9, ioIscEleg1.1, whole genome shotgun sequence, the following proteins share a genomic window:
- the LOC124165927 gene encoding histone-lysine N-methyltransferase SETMAR-like, translated as MPRGTTINVDRYCETLKNLRRAIQNQRRGMLTKGVRFHHDDARPHTANRTTALIERFGWEMVSHPPYSPDLAPSEFHLFPELKKSLGGTQFQTDEEVQNAVVSFLHGQAAEFYDSGLKKWVPRMQKCIERNGNYVEK; from the coding sequence ATGCCTCGCGGGACAACAATCAATGTTGACCGGTACTGTGAGACCTTGAAAAATCTTAGACGTGCAATTCAGAACCagagaagaggaatgctgacAAAAGGAGTGCGTTTTCACCATGACGACGCCCGACCGCACACCGCCAATCGAACCACAGCCCTCATCGAAAGATTTGGATGGGAAATGGTGTCTCACCCACCCTACAGCCCAGACTTAGCACCAAGTGAATTCCATCTCTTCCCCGAGTTGAAGAAAAGCCTCGGCGGAACCCAATTCCAGACAGATGAAGAGGTGCAAAACGCTGTTGTTAGTTTTCTACACGGACAGGCGGCAGAGTTCTATGACTCTGGTTTGAAGAAGTGGGTGCCTCGAATGCAGAAGTGCATAGAACGCAACGgcaattatgtagaaaaataa
- the LOC124165928 gene encoding protein GVQW3-like, translated as MRRLVLAQQPSAMELPLASPASYELRSVIRFLAAKKKSAKEIHEELCQVYGEECMSSGMVRRWVRDFKNGRTDVHDEARAGRSSVSDETIAKVEAAMLKDRRITVRELCEKIPEVSKTTIDKILTENLGYSKVCARWVPKMLTADHQRQRVEAALEFLAFHGTTEEEFLDSIVTGDETWVHYTTLETKE; from the coding sequence ATGCGACGTTTGGTCTTGGCTCAGCAGCCGTCAGCGATGGAGCTTCCTCTTGCGTCTCCCGCCAGCTACGAGTTGCGGTCTGTGATTCGTTTCCTGGCCGCTAAGAAGAAATCGGCGAAGGAAATTCACGAAGAACTTTGTCAAGTGTATGGAGAAGAGTGTATGAGCTCCGGGATGGTGCGCAGATGGGTTAGGGACTTTAAAAATGGCCGAACAGACGTCCACGACGAAGCCCGTGCAGGGCGGTCATCGGTTTCCGACGAAACAATTGCCAAAGTCGAGGCGGCAATGCTTAAAGATCGACGGATTACAGTTCGGGAGCTGTGCGAAAAGATTCCGGAGGTCAGCAAAACCACAATTGACAAGATTTTGACAGAAAATTTAGGCTATTCAAAGGTCTGCGCAAGATGGGTACCAAAAATGCTCACTGCAGACCACCAGCGTCAGCGGGTTGAAGCGGCCCTAGAATTTCTCGCTTTTCACGGAACAACCGAAGAGGAATTTTTGGACTCTATTGTTACTGGTGACGAGACCTGGGTACACTACACCACACTGGAAACAAAGGAGTAA